The Pyramidobacter porci genome includes a window with the following:
- a CDS encoding ABC transporter permease has translation MLEKYKKHQFLFEELVKRDFKKKYKRTVLGMGWSILSPLAMLLVMRLVFTHFFGRTMLHYTTYLFCGNLVFAYFNESATQGMTSLLGNAAIFTKVNVPKYLFLLSKNCQTLINFGLTLVVFFIFCLIDHITFTWKFIFLLYPVALLMLFNIGMGLVLSALFVFFRDIQYLWSIFSQLLMYMSAIFYSIDSFSTTAQYAFLINPVYLFIRYFRKIVIEDTVPTVTFHLLMAFDVAAVLLLGCWMYRKYNTEFLYYV, from the coding sequence ATGCTTGAAAAATACAAAAAACACCAGTTTCTCTTTGAGGAACTGGTGAAGCGCGATTTCAAGAAAAAATACAAACGAACCGTTCTCGGAATGGGATGGAGCATTCTTTCGCCGCTGGCGATGCTGCTGGTCATGCGGCTTGTCTTCACCCACTTTTTCGGCCGCACCATGTTGCACTACACCACTTACCTGTTCTGCGGCAATCTTGTCTTCGCCTACTTCAACGAGTCCGCAACGCAAGGGATGACGTCGCTCCTCGGCAACGCCGCGATCTTTACCAAGGTCAACGTCCCCAAGTATCTGTTTCTCCTCTCCAAAAACTGTCAGACCCTCATCAATTTTGGCCTGACTCTTGTCGTCTTTTTCATTTTTTGTCTGATCGACCATATTACTTTCACGTGGAAGTTCATCTTTCTTCTCTATCCCGTAGCGCTGCTGATGCTGTTCAACATCGGCATGGGGCTGGTGCTGTCGGCCTTGTTCGTTTTTTTCCGCGACATTCAATATCTGTGGTCCATTTTTTCTCAGCTGCTTATGTACATGTCCGCCATTTTCTACAGCATCGACAGTTTCAGCACTACGGCGCAATATGCGTTTCTGATCAATCCAGTCTATCTTTTTATCCGCTATTTCAGAAAAATCGTCATTGAAGACACCGTTCCCACTGTCACCTTTCACCTGCTGATGGCCTTCGACGTGGCTGCTGTCCTTTTGCTGGGCTGCTGGATGTATCGAAAATACAACACCGAATTTCTTTACTACGTGTAA
- a CDS encoding glycosyltransferase family 2 protein, translating to MEIIVAIPCYNEELTIRKVVLDFRKELPEARIVVMNNLSTDKTAFLAHEAGAEVTDVPRQGKGAVIRELFRSYEADVYVLVDGDDTYPAEAVRKLISAVVDEHMDMAVGDRLSNGTYYKENKRGFHDFGNNLVRWLVNFCFKSHLTDIMTGYRAFSRRFVKNMPLLYDGFQVETELTISALDRKFFIKEIPIAYRDRPAGSFSKLNTFRDGFRVLRTIVTTLRDYQPLLFFGSFALVLFLLGLAAGLPVLVEYARTAFVSHVPLAILSVALMIISGLTAVCGLILNTMVTHNRQNNELTIIQSNDRSR from the coding sequence ATGGAGATCATTGTCGCGATTCCCTGCTACAATGAAGAGTTGACCATACGGAAAGTCGTTTTGGACTTCAGGAAAGAATTACCCGAAGCAAGAATCGTGGTCATGAACAACCTCTCAACAGATAAGACTGCGTTTCTTGCCCATGAAGCGGGAGCAGAGGTCACTGACGTACCTCGCCAAGGCAAAGGTGCCGTCATCCGAGAGCTGTTCAGGTCTTATGAAGCCGATGTGTATGTCCTTGTCGACGGCGACGATACCTATCCTGCCGAAGCTGTACGTAAACTTATCTCCGCAGTTGTTGATGAACACATGGATATGGCAGTCGGAGACCGCCTGAGCAACGGGACTTACTACAAGGAAAACAAACGGGGCTTTCACGATTTCGGCAACAATCTGGTTCGCTGGCTTGTCAATTTCTGCTTTAAAAGCCATTTGACCGATATCATGACTGGATACCGCGCGTTCAGTCGTCGTTTTGTCAAGAACATGCCGCTGCTCTATGACGGCTTTCAGGTTGAAACAGAGCTTACCATTTCCGCCTTAGACCGAAAATTTTTTATCAAAGAAATTCCTATCGCGTACCGTGACCGACCGGCAGGCAGCTTCTCGAAACTCAACACGTTTCGCGACGGTTTTCGCGTCCTGAGAACAATCGTGACAACGCTCCGCGATTACCAGCCGCTTTTGTTCTTCGGCTCTTTCGCTCTCGTTCTTTTTCTGCTGGGGCTCGCCGCAGGACTCCCCGTACTGGTCGAATATGCCCGTACTGCGTTTGTATCGCATGTTCCTCTGGCAATTCTATCCGTTGCCCTGATGATCATTTCAGGACTGACGGCTGTCTGCGGGCTGATTCTCAACACCATGGTCACGCATAACCGTCAAAATAACGAACTGACAATCATACAGTCAAATGACAGGAGCAGGTGA
- a CDS encoding CDP-glycerol glycerophosphotransferase family protein, with translation MNIYCKIAIKYILRFLLFPLRLFPVKADRITLLNDLGSYADSPASICNYLLQHGHVLDICFACNPPFPQIDGVSFFNKRSLAFFIKSLHSRVFLTNNGGVSYMPFSRHTTVVNTWHGGGPCKRITAPQHRCPAILKDRDLAASKTHIFLSSCTVFSQGAIEDHLSTKESLWEIGLPRNDVFFTPQALNSIALKVRSELGLSENDKFVLYAPTFRKARHSSLNALNPFLNETQIEFIKGTLKKATQENWQFGYRSHRLTFSPRTVCNAIDLNHYPDMQRLLCAADALITDYSSSVWDFSLTGNPIFIFAPDRLSYERERGFYMPMAQWGFPIAENIRELANNILSFDRQKYLKSLQQYHCKAGIAETGQASAIVGRKILSIIDGDNWDKETSSKKTFLNKPHPF, from the coding sequence ATGAATATTTATTGCAAAATTGCCATAAAATACATACTTCGGTTCCTGTTGTTCCCGTTGAGACTTTTCCCTGTAAAAGCTGACAGGATCACACTTCTTAATGATTTGGGGAGTTATGCAGACAGTCCTGCTTCAATCTGCAACTACCTCCTGCAGCACGGTCATGTTCTCGATATCTGCTTCGCCTGCAATCCTCCGTTTCCGCAGATTGACGGCGTTTCTTTTTTTAACAAGCGCTCCCTTGCCTTCTTTATCAAGAGTTTGCATTCGCGAGTGTTCCTGACAAATAACGGTGGCGTCTCCTACATGCCTTTTTCGAGACACACCACTGTCGTGAACACATGGCACGGAGGAGGCCCCTGCAAGAGAATAACAGCACCGCAGCATCGTTGCCCCGCGATCCTTAAAGATAGGGACCTGGCCGCTTCGAAAACGCATATTTTTCTCTCAAGCTGCACAGTCTTCTCTCAAGGCGCAATAGAAGATCACCTCTCCACCAAGGAGTCTTTATGGGAAATTGGACTCCCCCGAAATGATGTCTTTTTTACTCCTCAAGCCCTCAATTCCATAGCGTTAAAAGTCAGGTCAGAGCTGGGACTCTCTGAAAATGACAAATTTGTTCTTTATGCTCCGACATTCCGTAAGGCACGACATTCCTCTCTCAACGCCCTCAATCCATTTTTAAATGAAACCCAAATAGAATTTATCAAAGGGACATTGAAAAAGGCAACACAAGAGAACTGGCAATTCGGGTATCGTTCACACCGCCTTACCTTTTCGCCTCGCACCGTTTGCAATGCCATTGATTTAAACCATTATCCTGATATGCAGCGCTTACTTTGTGCTGCTGACGCGCTTATCACCGACTACTCGTCCTCCGTCTGGGATTTTTCCCTGACGGGAAATCCTATTTTCATCTTTGCACCGGATCGCCTCTCCTATGAGCGCGAACGGGGATTCTATATGCCTATGGCGCAGTGGGGTTTTCCCATCGCTGAAAACATCCGTGAGTTAGCAAATAATATCCTTTCGTTTGACAGGCAAAAATATCTGAAGAGTCTGCAGCAGTATCATTGCAAGGCTGGCATCGCAGAAACCGGTCAGGCATCTGCCATCGTTGGAAGGAAAATTCTCTCGATTATCGATGGGGACAACTGGGATAAAGAAACCTCAAGCAAAAAAACGTTCTTGAATAAACCGCATCCGTTCTGA
- a CDS encoding DUF6020 family protein: MIPPKQTFSQPHTPFALPLCAALITTLALSMRIHVPQWQNVNNLFLSAFNMLPQNFNAYNVTWTLLALLLTFTYKKIWERASQYHFFRPWLALLSMFFGVLQTVGLSMNSLDSMDFLLANKYQHFIAVICIIGYAFLFYSVSLFLFWLFDSAKQPASISPQKSIPSAKYSGLWPTLFILLCWAPWLVVYYPGSAVFDGLRSVLEFIGVRPLTDHHPILTTWLIGGLFSLGRRLGNDNLGIFLYVLFQSVLSAMIYGQIVKASYRRTHSTALSAGILIYFSFISYFGGYSQAFVKDPIFSGIFALFALTTSTLLRQGPVSPKDLTAYLTVSLLACLLRHNGIYAVFPTLICISSLIFRKSRQKKTFLLFLTVPILYFVFQTYNFKILGLTPGSSAEALSIPLQQIARYTRDHPSDITEDERATLDKVLPLDKLPQIYDPNLSDPVKSSLRNNATSENKINCVKVWLRMFLRHPRNHFEAFFANSYGYYAFTPPIKVKKPEIHAYQAEAWLQWGKLSVKYHFPQFLRTAMMNYHTLTKKLPVVNLFLKLATYTWGITLICCYFLASRRYRDLIAALPLLLMVLTCIASPVNGHPRYFLPVLAAFPILFTLAASSKYDGRTHTLTE; the protein is encoded by the coding sequence ATGATTCCTCCTAAGCAAACTTTTTCACAGCCCCATACGCCTTTTGCCCTTCCTCTGTGCGCAGCTTTGATAACAACATTGGCTTTGTCCATGCGGATTCATGTCCCGCAGTGGCAAAACGTCAACAATCTTTTTCTTTCTGCTTTCAACATGCTTCCGCAAAATTTCAACGCTTATAACGTCACTTGGACGCTCTTAGCGCTCCTTTTAACTTTTACCTATAAAAAAATCTGGGAACGAGCGAGTCAATATCACTTTTTCCGTCCTTGGCTTGCGCTGCTGAGCATGTTTTTCGGCGTACTGCAGACCGTTGGTCTGAGTATGAACAGCCTTGACTCGATGGATTTTTTACTAGCCAATAAGTATCAACATTTCATCGCGGTCATCTGCATTATCGGATATGCCTTTCTCTTTTACTCTGTTTCGCTCTTTTTGTTCTGGTTGTTTGATTCAGCGAAACAGCCAGCTTCGATCTCACCGCAAAAATCCATCCCTTCGGCAAAATATTCAGGACTATGGCCGACGCTCTTCATCCTGCTCTGCTGGGCGCCATGGCTCGTCGTCTATTACCCGGGGTCAGCGGTATTCGATGGACTGCGGTCAGTTCTCGAATTCATTGGAGTTCGACCGCTTACCGACCATCATCCGATTTTAACAACATGGCTCATCGGCGGACTCTTCTCGTTGGGGAGACGTCTTGGGAATGATAATTTAGGAATCTTCCTATATGTTTTATTTCAAAGCGTTTTAAGTGCGATGATCTACGGACAAATTGTCAAAGCCTCATATCGAAGGACTCATTCAACGGCGCTTTCTGCAGGTATTCTAATATATTTTTCATTCATTTCATATTTTGGTGGTTACTCCCAAGCTTTTGTTAAAGATCCCATATTCAGCGGCATCTTCGCTCTTTTCGCTTTAACGACATCAACTCTTCTTAGACAGGGTCCTGTGTCCCCTAAGGATTTAACAGCCTATCTAACGGTTTCGCTTCTCGCATGCCTTCTTCGTCATAACGGGATCTACGCCGTGTTTCCCACGCTCATCTGCATTTCCTCGCTTATCTTCCGCAAATCACGGCAGAAGAAAACATTTTTGCTGTTCCTTACCGTCCCTATTCTCTACTTCGTTTTTCAAACATACAATTTCAAAATTCTTGGCTTAACTCCCGGAAGTTCGGCAGAAGCCTTGAGCATCCCCCTCCAGCAAATCGCCAGATACACTCGGGATCATCCTTCAGACATCACAGAGGACGAACGCGCTACCCTAGATAAAGTTCTCCCCCTTGATAAACTTCCCCAAATATATGATCCTAATCTATCCGACCCAGTGAAATCTTCTCTAAGAAACAACGCTACCAGTGAAAACAAAATAAACTGTGTCAAGGTATGGCTCCGCATGTTTCTGCGTCATCCCCGCAACCACTTCGAGGCGTTTTTTGCCAATTCGTACGGTTATTATGCCTTCACTCCGCCCATAAAAGTGAAAAAACCTGAGATCCATGCTTACCAGGCAGAGGCGTGGCTCCAATGGGGAAAACTCTCGGTCAAATATCATTTTCCTCAGTTTCTCAGAACAGCAATGATGAATTACCATACGCTCACTAAAAAGCTGCCCGTCGTGAACCTGTTTCTAAAACTGGCAACGTATACGTGGGGAATCACGCTTATTTGCTGTTATTTTTTAGCCAGCAGGAGATACAGAGACCTGATCGCAGCTTTACCGCTCCTGCTGATGGTTCTGACCTGCATCGCCTCTCCCGTCAACGGACATCCACGCTATTTTCTACCAGTTCTTGCAGCCTTTCCCATACTGTTTACGCTGGCAGCGTCATCAAAATATGACGGCCGCACGCACACTCTAACAGAATAA
- a CDS encoding ABC transporter ATP-binding protein, which produces MQEFWADRHITFSLEKGDMLGIIGTNGAGKSTLLKAISGIMKPTEGCVRCLGNIAALLELASGFDNDLTVRENTYLRGAMLGYTRGFMNDKYDEIIAFAELAEFQDRPFRQLSSGMKSRLAFSIASLVDPDILILDEVLSVGDGAFRKRSEEKMQEIIRGGATTILVSHSLEQVQNMCNKVLWLHKGRQVEFGDRVDDVCARYEAFLDER; this is translated from the coding sequence GTGCAGGAATTTTGGGCCGACCGCCACATCACTTTCTCCCTTGAAAAGGGCGACATGCTGGGCATCATCGGCACGAACGGTGCCGGCAAATCGACTTTGCTCAAAGCCATTTCCGGCATCATGAAACCCACCGAAGGCTGTGTGCGCTGCCTAGGAAACATCGCCGCCCTGCTGGAACTTGCCAGCGGCTTCGACAACGATCTGACGGTGCGGGAAAACACCTACCTGCGTGGTGCCATGCTGGGCTACACCCGCGGCTTTATGAACGACAAATACGACGAAATTATCGCTTTCGCCGAACTTGCGGAGTTTCAGGACCGCCCCTTCAGGCAGCTTTCTTCAGGCATGAAATCGCGCCTTGCCTTTTCCATCGCCTCGCTCGTCGATCCCGACATCCTCATCCTCGACGAAGTGCTGTCCGTGGGCGACGGCGCGTTCCGCAAGCGCAGCGAAGAAAAAATGCAGGAGATCATCCGCGGCGGCGCGACCACCATTTTGGTGTCCCATTCGCTTGAGCAAGTGCAAAACATGTGCAATAAAGTTCTCTGGCTCCATAAGGGCCGGCAGGTCGAATTCGGGGATCGGGTGGACGATGTCTGCGCCCGCTATGAGGCGTTTTTGGATGAGAGATAA
- a CDS encoding acyltransferase family protein has product MNFTKDDTLKVKGSAIILMLIHHCFLAPDRYKGQAVIFYPFTEQLVNYFALAMKICVALFTFLSAYGIFMSYKKKSQMLLLTVKDIHSEMARRTTTLLGGYVFVFFLVQLYSVLIIRGGRYAKIYGHGIKSALYFLIDSLGLAELFRTPTFLATFWYLSLALVIIALMPILIAFYKRFGTVSLLSMSVLCAVFFPVSSKCTFAYLPHYAFCVALGIATADHNWLCQFRDWKPAGARGIGKMLKATLILVFITLFLYWRQVTRYTPLLPIWDGVVSFLTIALMFEFINPIPLLGNSLKFLGIHSMNVFLIHNFVRVVWYYKFTYSFKYAWLIVIVLLAVSSLLSVCIEWLKNILGYSAMIGNLRNKAAAMAAKKEKIG; this is encoded by the coding sequence ATGAATTTCACGAAAGACGATACATTGAAAGTAAAAGGATCGGCCATAATACTTATGCTGATTCATCATTGTTTTTTAGCTCCTGATAGGTATAAAGGCCAGGCCGTCATCTTTTATCCTTTCACAGAACAATTGGTCAATTATTTTGCTTTGGCAATGAAAATATGCGTCGCTCTTTTCACATTTTTAAGCGCTTATGGCATTTTTATGTCATACAAGAAAAAAAGTCAGATGCTTCTTTTGACTGTAAAAGATATTCATTCCGAGATGGCGCGGCGAACGACAACTCTTTTGGGAGGGTATGTTTTTGTCTTCTTCCTCGTGCAGTTGTATTCTGTCTTGATCATAAGAGGAGGTCGCTACGCTAAAATTTATGGCCATGGAATAAAGAGCGCGCTGTACTTTTTGATCGATTCTCTGGGACTGGCGGAACTGTTCAGGACGCCCACCTTTCTGGCAACTTTTTGGTACCTGTCGCTTGCCTTGGTGATTATTGCGCTGATGCCGATACTGATCGCTTTCTACAAGCGGTTCGGGACAGTTTCTCTGCTGAGCATGTCTGTTCTCTGTGCCGTCTTTTTTCCTGTCTCTTCAAAATGTACTTTTGCTTATCTCCCTCACTATGCGTTTTGTGTCGCCTTGGGAATCGCGACCGCGGATCATAATTGGCTGTGCCAGTTCCGAGACTGGAAACCGGCAGGAGCACGTGGAATCGGTAAGATGCTGAAGGCCACTTTGATTCTTGTCTTCATTACGTTATTTCTATACTGGAGGCAGGTTACGAGATATACGCCTTTGTTGCCGATATGGGACGGTGTGGTGTCGTTTTTAACCATCGCGTTGATGTTCGAGTTTATAAATCCGATACCGTTGCTGGGGAATTCCCTTAAATTTCTGGGAATCCATTCAATGAACGTTTTCCTGATTCATAATTTTGTCAGAGTGGTGTGGTACTATAAGTTTACATACAGCTTCAAGTACGCTTGGCTTATTGTGATTGTTCTGCTGGCAGTTTCATCGCTGCTTTCTGTTTGTATCGAATGGTTGAAGAACATTTTGGGATATTCTGCCATGATTGGAAATCTGAGAAATAAAGCGGCAGCGATGGCGGCGAAAAAAGAGAAAATAGGATAA
- the tagD gene encoding glycerol-3-phosphate cytidylyltransferase, with the protein MKRVITYGTFDLLHYGHINLLKRARALGDYLIVALSTDEFNWNSKNKKCYFDYQKRKEMLEAIRYVDLVIPEENWEQKKTDVTKYDVGIFVMGDDWIGKFDFLKEQCEVVYLPRTPEISTTQIKKDLRG; encoded by the coding sequence ATGAAACGCGTTATCACTTACGGTACCTTTGATCTGCTTCATTATGGGCATATCAACCTGCTCAAGCGCGCTAGAGCGCTCGGCGATTACTTAATCGTGGCATTGTCTACCGACGAATTCAACTGGAACAGCAAAAACAAAAAATGCTATTTCGACTATCAGAAACGAAAAGAAATGCTCGAAGCCATACGATATGTCGATCTTGTTATTCCAGAAGAAAACTGGGAGCAGAAAAAGACCGACGTCACGAAATATGACGTCGGCATTTTTGTTATGGGAGACGATTGGATAGGGAAATTCGACTTTCTGAAAGAGCAGTGCGAAGTTGTCTATCTCCCTCGTACGCCCGAGATCTCAACGACCCAGATAAAAAAAGATCTCCGAGGATAA
- a CDS encoding DUF1659 domain-containing protein has protein sequence MVAQIVLANCKLRIKTKAGALENGADKVKSISLTGIREGAEGQPLLDVADAIGTVISNPVLEVLRVDENVVSAE, from the coding sequence ATGGTTGCACAGATTGTTCTTGCGAACTGCAAACTGCGCATCAAAACCAAGGCCGGCGCGCTGGAGAACGGCGCCGACAAGGTAAAGAGCATTTCCCTGACCGGGATCCGGGAAGGGGCCGAAGGCCAGCCGCTGCTCGACGTGGCGGACGCGATCGGCACGGTGATCAGCAATCCGGTATTGGAAGTGCTGCGCGTTGACGAGAACGTGGTTTCCGCCGAATAA
- a CDS encoding glycosyltransferase family 2 protein, producing the protein MNPALCSIIIPASKAESTISLALDSLVAQTCHDWRAFVIVDGPEGNDATLKIANDYAARDSRFEVLRNRQNLGAADSRNRGVRAAATPWIAFLDSDDVFHPDKLERQLALAEQKGASFLCSAYNMISYPARTLCKVSRVPPRIARGDLIRWNSIGCSTVMLRSELARKYPMDARAIHEDYWCWLQCLQECDCFACQEPLTDTLLLPGSRNHSKLRAARGVWEIYRRHLGLNALRSIQYMCGYAVRGFLKYI; encoded by the coding sequence ATGAATCCAGCGCTTTGCTCGATCATTATTCCCGCCTCGAAGGCGGAAAGTACGATCTCGCTCGCTCTCGACAGCCTCGTTGCCCAAACCTGCCACGACTGGCGCGCGTTCGTCATCGTCGACGGCCCGGAGGGCAACGACGCGACCTTAAAGATCGCCAACGACTACGCAGCGCGTGACAGCCGTTTTGAAGTCCTGCGCAACCGGCAAAATCTCGGCGCCGCCGACTCCCGCAACCGCGGCGTCCGCGCCGCCGCAACTCCCTGGATCGCGTTTCTCGACAGCGACGACGTTTTCCATCCCGACAAACTCGAACGGCAGCTTGCCTTGGCGGAGCAAAAAGGCGCTTCCTTCCTGTGCAGCGCCTACAACATGATTTCCTACCCGGCGCGGACGCTGTGCAAAGTGTCGCGGGTTCCCCCGCGGATCGCCCGCGGCGACCTGATCAGATGGAACTCCATCGGCTGCTCCACCGTCATGCTCCGCAGCGAACTGGCGCGAAAGTATCCCATGGACGCCCGTGCCATTCACGAAGATTACTGGTGCTGGCTCCAGTGCCTCCAAGAGTGCGATTGTTTTGCGTGCCAGGAACCGCTGACCGACACCCTGCTCCTTCCGGGCTCCCGCAACCACAGCAAGCTCCGCGCCGCCAGAGGCGTATGGGAAATTTATCGGCGGCATCTGGGATTGAACGCGCTCCGATCAATACAGTACATGTGCGGATACGCCGTACGGGGATTCCTGAAATACATCTGA
- a CDS encoding DUF2922 domain-containing protein, translating into MPKTLAMKFGLASGGKRTISVSDVKDDVNAETVTGCMNAIVGAGTAFDDAPTSSLKAELTERTTTVLLDNE; encoded by the coding sequence ATGCCCAAGACCCTTGCGATGAAATTCGGCCTGGCCAGCGGCGGCAAGCGCACCATTTCGGTGTCCGACGTGAAGGACGACGTGAACGCGGAGACGGTGACCGGCTGCATGAACGCCATCGTCGGCGCCGGCACGGCGTTCGACGACGCGCCGACCAGCTCGCTCAAGGCGGAACTGACCGAGCGCACTACCACGGTGCTGCTGGACAACGAATAA
- a CDS encoding CDP-glycerol glycerophosphotransferase family protein, which produces MNRLKKLVTRALREFKSSVIESWYVFCRGHLPLKNKGILLQSRYGDDFGGNIFYLLKELSNNYPGYTLYLAYIPKTKSKYTALLKHYHINNVHLIRLHRFTYWRLLGTCKYLINDVTFHACFIKRRGQQYLNTWHGTPLKKMGLDEAKTAYNFGNMQRNFFASDYLLCPSGYMTELMVKAYSLDHLFEGKILNEGYPRNAVFFDKARALEVRHALGLSEKQIIVYMPTWRGNSNTDKSETYTAQLQSYLDELDAKLNDNQFFFVKLHPLATAEVSIDQYKHIRHMPEEYETYDFLNAADCLVTDYSSVMFDFACSGKNIILFTYDENEYLQDRGLYISIVTLPFVQAKTVDQLISAINTRPHYLEDNFIRGIVEHENSQSVKRVCAQFLGYDYDCKTVQLPSNGKTNVFIYLELIKNGITSAAFDLLHTIDLEKRNYFAVYKLSPATYENREKLNDLPSHMGLLSIDTLEKTVMELFALFFYYKFNWSFSIINHFVAKSYQRMFMKYYGNIPHDIFIQFVGYGRDPLNLFLQAPKKFVFVHNDMKKELSEKKVQHKNTLLTCYRKYDKVVGVSSASTNIAAEIAGHAHDFRTVHNCFDYRGTTSRGNMDVELDVTTDCQTMNADGINGILRSSGNKFISIGRFSPEKEHLRLLDAFNMYWADHQDSQLIIIGGYGDSYRHTLNYARKLPCTRNVCLIKSINNPISILKRCNLFVLSSSHEGLPVVFFEADCLGVPILSTNIDGPREILTQYQGGLLVEESAEALYRGMLEFDAGNIMPLNINMQEYNQRCIDEFEALFE; this is translated from the coding sequence ATGAACAGATTGAAAAAACTTGTCACGCGAGCCTTGAGAGAATTCAAATCAAGCGTTATCGAAAGCTGGTATGTTTTCTGCCGAGGCCATCTGCCTCTGAAGAACAAGGGCATTCTCCTCCAATCGCGTTACGGGGACGACTTCGGCGGCAACATTTTTTACCTGTTGAAGGAGCTCAGCAACAACTACCCGGGATACACCCTTTATCTTGCCTATATACCGAAAACCAAAAGCAAATACACAGCTCTGTTAAAGCATTACCATATCAACAACGTGCATTTGATTCGTCTGCACCGATTTACCTACTGGCGTCTGCTCGGGACCTGCAAATACCTTATCAACGACGTAACTTTTCATGCTTGCTTTATAAAACGTCGAGGGCAGCAGTATCTGAACACATGGCACGGCACACCGCTGAAAAAAATGGGATTGGACGAGGCAAAAACTGCATACAACTTCGGCAATATGCAGCGTAATTTTTTTGCGTCCGACTATCTACTTTGCCCCAGTGGGTACATGACAGAACTGATGGTCAAAGCTTATTCTCTCGATCATCTTTTCGAAGGGAAGATCCTGAATGAAGGCTACCCTCGCAACGCCGTTTTCTTTGACAAGGCTCGCGCCTTGGAAGTACGGCACGCGCTGGGACTTTCTGAAAAGCAGATCATCGTATACATGCCCACATGGCGGGGGAACTCAAATACAGACAAGTCGGAAACTTATACTGCTCAGCTTCAGTCATACTTGGATGAACTCGATGCAAAACTCAACGACAATCAGTTTTTCTTCGTCAAGCTGCATCCTCTCGCTACCGCAGAAGTCAGCATAGACCAATACAAACATATCAGGCACATGCCTGAAGAATATGAAACCTATGATTTTCTCAACGCTGCAGACTGTCTTGTTACAGACTACTCCAGCGTGATGTTTGATTTTGCCTGTTCAGGGAAAAACATCATTCTGTTCACATATGACGAAAACGAATATCTCCAGGATCGCGGACTTTATATTTCCATTGTCACACTGCCATTCGTACAGGCAAAAACCGTCGATCAACTGATTTCCGCAATAAACACGCGGCCTCATTACCTTGAAGACAATTTCATCCGAGGAATTGTTGAACATGAGAATTCTCAGTCCGTAAAGAGAGTCTGCGCTCAATTCCTCGGTTACGACTACGACTGCAAGACAGTGCAACTGCCCAGCAACGGCAAAACTAACGTCTTTATTTATCTGGAGCTGATCAAAAACGGGATCACGTCGGCTGCTTTTGATCTGCTCCACACGATAGATCTTGAAAAACGTAATTATTTTGCCGTCTACAAGTTAAGCCCCGCAACCTATGAAAACAGGGAAAAACTCAACGACCTCCCTTCCCATATGGGACTTCTTTCCATCGATACCCTAGAAAAAACCGTCATGGAATTGTTCGCCCTGTTTTTTTACTACAAATTCAACTGGAGCTTTTCCATTATCAACCACTTCGTCGCAAAAAGTTATCAACGGATGTTCATGAAATACTACGGGAATATTCCTCATGATATTTTCATTCAGTTCGTCGGCTACGGTCGGGATCCTCTGAATCTGTTTCTGCAAGCGCCGAAAAAGTTCGTCTTCGTTCATAACGACATGAAAAAAGAACTTTCCGAGAAAAAAGTGCAGCATAAAAACACGTTGCTTACGTGCTATCGGAAGTACGACAAAGTCGTTGGCGTTAGTTCCGCTTCGACAAACATTGCCGCAGAAATAGCCGGCCACGCACACGATTTTCGCACAGTACATAACTGCTTTGATTACAGAGGAACAACCAGCAGAGGAAATATGGATGTGGAACTCGACGTCACAACCGATTGTCAGACTATGAACGCCGACGGGATCAACGGCATCCTGCGTTCTTCAGGGAACAAGTTCATTTCAATAGGACGCTTCTCTCCCGAAAAGGAACATTTACGTCTGCTCGATGCTTTTAACATGTACTGGGCAGATCATCAGGATTCCCAGCTCATTATCATCGGCGGGTATGGAGACTCTTACCGCCACACTTTGAATTATGCCCGCAAACTTCCCTGCACCAGAAACGTCTGCCTTATTAAATCTATAAACAACCCTATCAGCATTTTGAAAAGATGCAATCTGTTCGTACTGTCCTCCAGTCATGAAGGATTGCCCGTGGTTTTCTTTGAAGCCGACTGTCTCGGCGTTCCTATTCTCAGCACAAATATAGACGGGCCACGAGAAATTCTGACCCAATATCAGGGCGGCCTGCTTGTCGAAGAAAGCGCTGAAGCGCTGTACCGGGGAATGCTGGAGTTTGACGCGGGCAATATCATGCCATTGAATATCAATATGCAGGAATATAATCAAAGATGCATCGATGAATTTGAAGCGCTTTTTGAATAA